In Candidatus Cloacimonas sp., a single genomic region encodes these proteins:
- a CDS encoding ABC transporter ATP-binding protein, with translation MDIIKTEGIVKDYILGKVKVRALNGINLQIQKGEFVAIMGPSGSGKSTLMHILGCLDRPTDGEYYLDDILVSKIHKSALATVRNRKIGFVFQSFNLLPHLNILKNVELPLMYGGMSRHKRLAKAKEVLQSVGLGDRLKHKPGELSGGQRQRVAIARAIVNEPSILLADEPTGNLDSQSGGDILEIFRELHSQGNTVIIVTHDQVIASRAQRIIKIIDGKIVDGNSDS, from the coding sequence ATGGATATTATCAAAACCGAAGGCATAGTAAAGGATTACATTCTGGGCAAGGTTAAAGTCCGTGCCTTAAATGGTATAAACCTGCAGATTCAAAAAGGTGAATTTGTTGCCATAATGGGTCCCTCCGGTTCAGGGAAAAGCACTTTGATGCATATCTTAGGTTGTTTGGATAGACCTACCGATGGTGAATATTATCTGGATGATATTTTGGTTAGCAAAATACATAAGTCAGCTTTAGCTACAGTTCGCAATAGGAAGATTGGTTTTGTTTTTCAGTCCTTCAATCTGCTGCCGCACTTGAATATTCTTAAAAATGTAGAATTGCCTTTAATGTATGGAGGTATGAGTCGTCATAAGCGTCTTGCCAAAGCGAAGGAAGTTTTGCAAAGCGTTGGTTTGGGTGATCGGCTAAAGCATAAACCGGGTGAACTTTCCGGAGGTCAAAGACAGCGTGTTGCCATTGCCCGGGCAATTGTGAATGAGCCCTCAATTTTGCTTGCTGATGAACCGACGGGAAATTTGGATTCCCAATCCGGAGGCGATATCTTAGAAATTTTTAGAGAGCTGCATAGTCAAGGTAACACGGTTATAATTGTTACTCACGATCAAGTAATCGCTTCCAGAGCTCAGCGAATAATTAAAATTATAGACGGGAAGATAGTAGATGGCAATTCCGATAGCTGA
- a CDS encoding ABC transporter permease, with product MAIPIAESLKLGLADILMRKVRSVVTVVGIILGVMCIMVVLAIVNGMNKNTISWMEEHGGLNKIEVEQNWRYDFSKGGDPSFTLKEIRYLQSLIPEAEAFNPNVQEWDSVVNRGDLRYSTSVRGVMPDFVKVEQWDIAKGRFIKDLDIDEHSNVIVLGSTVAKEFFNNGEPLGQTISVGNQQFIIVGVMEERFMQSQGGDIGVGDNALEYLNKQCFIPISTMISKVNTASNISSIDIRAKSPEEAKELRRKVENIVLNLKNGKRLFQVTSAKEQLDTMQANVKIFEAIFFLIAVISLLVGGIVIMNIMLASIRERTREIGVRIAVGARKRDIFIQFLVQTILITALGGALGILLGFTILKQVGNYLQIQVVASVQMIWVSLLVSIGVGLIFGVGPALRAARLDPVIALREE from the coding sequence ATGGCAATTCCGATAGCTGAATCTCTGAAACTTGGTTTGGCAGATATTTTGATGCGCAAAGTTCGCAGCGTAGTAACCGTTGTAGGAATAATTTTGGGCGTGATGTGCATAATGGTAGTCCTGGCAATTGTGAACGGAATGAATAAAAACACCATAAGTTGGATGGAAGAGCACGGTGGATTGAATAAAATTGAGGTGGAACAAAATTGGCGGTATGATTTTTCCAAAGGGGGCGATCCGAGTTTTACCTTAAAGGAAATTCGTTATTTGCAATCTCTTATCCCGGAAGCGGAAGCATTTAATCCCAATGTTCAGGAATGGGACTCAGTAGTAAATAGGGGTGATCTTAGATACAGTACTTCTGTAAGAGGCGTGATGCCCGATTTTGTAAAAGTTGAACAATGGGACATTGCTAAAGGCAGATTTATAAAGGATTTGGATATAGATGAACATAGCAATGTGATAGTGCTTGGCTCAACTGTGGCAAAAGAATTTTTTAATAACGGTGAACCCTTGGGCCAAACAATTTCTGTAGGCAATCAGCAATTTATTATTGTTGGGGTGATGGAAGAAAGGTTTATGCAATCACAAGGCGGAGATATTGGAGTAGGTGATAATGCTTTGGAATATTTAAATAAGCAGTGCTTTATCCCAATCTCAACTATGATCAGTAAAGTTAACACTGCCAGTAATATAAGCTCTATTGATATAAGAGCAAAAAGTCCTGAAGAAGCAAAAGAATTACGCCGCAAAGTGGAAAACATTGTGCTGAATCTGAAAAACGGAAAACGACTGTTTCAGGTTACTTCCGCTAAAGAACAGCTGGATACAATGCAGGCAAATGTGAAAATCTTTGAAGCGATATTTTTCTTAATTGCTGTAATCTCCCTGCTGGTAGGGGGAATTGTAATTATGAACATTATGCTTGCTTCCATTCGTGAACGCACTCGTGAAATTGGAGTTCGCATTGCAGTTGGAGCCAGGAAAAGAGATATTTTTATTCAGTTTTTAGTGCAAACGATCTTGATAACTGCTTTGGGGGGTGCGTTAGGCATACTTTTGGGATTTACCATTCTGAAACAAGTGGGTAACTACTTGCAAATTCAGGTGGTTGCTTCCGTGCAAATGATTTGGGTCTCGCTCTTGGTCTCTATTGGAGTGGGGCTAATTTTTGGAGTTGGTCCTGCTCTTAGAGCTGCCCGTCTTGACCCGGTTATTGCTTTAAGGGAGGAATAA
- a CDS encoding YihY family inner membrane protein, whose protein sequence is MSKQKQKKGLLQKLFLWLYSYIKIVNSDLKKIYQSITVTQQRKKVFGNIWTFMKTFYQRFMSEGILKEAASLTYITLLGFVPFINFLVLIAPDMPFLNLSDKLRELVVQNFIPSSANAIINFMEKLIMPKVGYNIFNIVILIISSYSLFAVIRGTFDRILSMQLKTSQDTITQLVKFFGTIVFGLLIIVLLFSSSSIPIISRLLKSPVLQWIMVIVPFILQFLAIVFLYMLLPSVRINRASLFRGAFWTTVIWVIGKSAFDFYIYNLTNYQALYGVMAVLPIFLLWIYVNWAIILGGMVLVSVIENNKTGGFLTKEPHNAVRITMELFTNQKLNQRLEGIMNKENLKKMVDTLNEEDDK, encoded by the coding sequence ATGAGTAAACAAAAGCAAAAAAAGGGTCTTCTGCAGAAGCTTTTCCTTTGGCTGTATTCCTATATCAAAATTGTTAATTCTGATCTTAAAAAAATTTATCAATCCATAACAGTTACGCAACAACGGAAAAAGGTCTTTGGCAATATTTGGACTTTTATGAAAACATTTTACCAGCGTTTTATGAGCGAAGGAATTTTGAAGGAAGCAGCCAGTTTAACTTATATAACTCTTCTCGGGTTCGTTCCTTTTATCAATTTTCTGGTTTTAATTGCCCCGGATATGCCATTTCTGAATTTGAGTGATAAATTGAGGGAATTGGTGGTGCAAAACTTTATTCCGAGCTCAGCGAATGCTATAATCAACTTTATGGAAAAGCTGATTATGCCCAAAGTCGGCTATAATATTTTCAATATTGTTATTCTGATTATTAGTTCCTATTCCCTGTTTGCAGTTATCAGAGGTACTTTTGACCGTATCCTGAGTATGCAGCTGAAGACCTCCCAAGATACTATTACCCAATTAGTGAAATTTTTCGGCACGATAGTTTTCGGATTGCTGATTATCGTGTTGCTTTTTTCCAGTTCTTCTATTCCCATCATCTCACGATTATTAAAGTCCCCGGTTTTACAGTGGATAATGGTAATAGTTCCTTTCATTTTGCAATTTTTGGCTATCGTTTTTCTCTATATGCTGTTGCCTTCCGTTAGAATTAACCGTGCCTCTTTATTTAGAGGTGCTTTTTGGACTACAGTTATCTGGGTTATTGGTAAATCCGCATTTGATTTTTATATCTATAACTTAACAAATTACCAGGCACTTTATGGAGTGATGGCTGTTCTGCCGATTTTTTTACTGTGGATTTATGTAAATTGGGCAATAATTTTGGGGGGGATGGTTTTAGTGAGCGTTATTGAAAACAATAAAACCGGTGGTTTTTTAACTAAAGAACCCCATAATGCCGTCCGCATAACAATGGAACTTTTTACCAATCAAAAACTTAATCAGCGCTTAGAAGGAATTATGAATAAAGAGAACTTAAAAAAAATGGTAGATACCTTGAACGAGGAAGACGATAAATGA
- the purH gene encoding bifunctional phosphoribosylaminoimidazolecarboxamide formyltransferase/IMP cyclohydrolase → MNKYALISVSDKSGIENLAVELEKLGYTILSTSHTAEYLQKFCRKVMLVSDLTKFPEILEGRVKTLHPIIYAGILADRNNPVHEKTLAELKIDHIDVIVVNLYPFAEVCNKENASEQEIIENIDIGGPSLIRAGAKNFKSVTVLVDPEDYPPTLKLLKQDSILPESYSAYLAKKAFTKTSQYDLDIAAYFTKKDKELPFISELPAQLVVSENLNLKLRYGENPHQNAGFYTNDNPGWELLHGKELSFNNIMDIDSALRAIRLFSEPTAIIVKHCNPCGIGSGETLAEAYRKAYETDTEAPFGGIVTVNRSLNIETATLINNIFTEIIIAPDYEPGVQEFLKKKKNRRLIRYHLSLLQKPINPIEIKTLTFGYLAQNWDLINEPTEDWKMVTAKQPTSDELEALIYAWKAVSVLKSNAIAIAKEDRVLGLGCGQTSRIDAVQLALWKAKKFGHDLNGSVCASDGFFPFRDCIETLAKHGISAIIQPGGSKNDEDCIAACNELGIAMLFTGFRHFKH, encoded by the coding sequence ATGAATAAATATGCCCTAATCAGCGTTTCCGATAAATCCGGCATAGAAAATTTAGCTGTGGAACTGGAAAAACTTGGCTACACTATTCTTTCCACTTCTCATACCGCGGAATATTTACAAAAATTCTGCCGGAAAGTAATGCTGGTTTCTGATTTAACCAAATTTCCGGAAATTCTGGAAGGCAGAGTGAAGACCCTGCACCCAATTATTTATGCCGGAATTTTGGCAGATAGAAATAATCCTGTTCACGAAAAAACACTTGCCGAACTAAAAATTGATCATATAGATGTTATAGTCGTAAATTTGTATCCTTTTGCTGAAGTTTGTAATAAGGAAAATGCCAGTGAACAGGAAATAATTGAAAATATTGATATTGGGGGTCCGTCTTTAATCCGGGCAGGAGCAAAAAACTTTAAAAGCGTTACTGTTTTGGTTGATCCTGAGGATTATCCACCCACTCTAAAACTTTTAAAACAGGATAGTATTTTACCTGAGAGCTACAGTGCTTATCTGGCAAAAAAGGCATTTACTAAAACCAGCCAGTATGATTTGGATATTGCCGCTTATTTTACAAAAAAAGATAAGGAATTGCCTTTTATTTCAGAGCTTCCTGCTCAGCTTGTTGTATCTGAAAACCTGAACCTAAAACTGCGATATGGCGAAAACCCTCATCAAAATGCTGGTTTTTATACTAATGATAACCCCGGTTGGGAACTTCTTCACGGTAAGGAACTCTCTTTCAATAATATAATGGACATTGACTCTGCCCTAAGAGCCATTCGTCTTTTTAGTGAACCAACTGCCATTATTGTCAAACACTGCAATCCTTGCGGTATTGGCAGTGGAGAAACTTTGGCAGAGGCATATAGAAAAGCTTATGAAACAGATACGGAGGCACCTTTTGGCGGAATTGTAACAGTAAATCGGTCTCTGAATATAGAAACGGCAACCCTGATTAACAATATCTTCACTGAAATTATTATTGCCCCTGATTATGAACCCGGTGTTCAGGAATTCTTGAAGAAAAAGAAAAACCGCCGCTTAATCCGCTACCACCTTTCCCTGCTGCAAAAACCGATTAACCCTATAGAAATTAAAACATTAACCTTCGGCTATTTAGCTCAGAACTGGGACTTAATAAATGAACCAACAGAGGACTGGAAAATGGTTACCGCCAAACAACCTACTTCGGATGAGTTAGAAGCTCTTATCTATGCCTGGAAAGCTGTTTCCGTCCTAAAATCAAACGCCATTGCTATCGCTAAAGAAGACAGGGTCTTAGGGCTTGGCTGCGGACAAACATCCCGCATTGATGCTGTTCAATTAGCTCTCTGGAAAGCTAAAAAATTCGGACACGATTTAAATGGCTCGGTTTGTGCCTCCGATGGCTTTTTCCCTTTTCGGGATTGTATAGAGACCCTTGCTAAACACGGAATTTCTGCTATCATTCAACCTGGCGGTTCTAAAAACGACGAGGACTGCATTGCTGCCTGTAATGAATTGGGCATTGCTATGCTCTTTACCGGTTTCCGTCACTTTAAACACTAA
- a CDS encoding T9SS type A sorting domain-containing protein, translated as MKKVLIVLLVSATLMFAGIRLYSQNNMPLMQNLAGEYLNSYFGKVIASIDFNADGYDDVAVFTLNSGINHWSSVQIYFGGPNMDAVTDLIRESTFQDQVISTTLLNIGDVNGDNYDDLMISELYSPEITDSLALRIFYGGPEADLEPDFTLNSPWFSEPEILPIWYLGDVNGDGLDDIGIYHFINTNYPDLAILLGGTFQIVTIQYHICLQRYHKLAEAGDVNNDGFDDFIVGFALEKPEGIITYRYLYYGGNPLNLNNRVLLRCWGDSEWSFPGGYGVGDFNGDSYDDFVYCEGDSWRDNNKLRLGGINIMETEEFTLHINEHISNLMDMSHQGVAYGDFNGDGYSDLAGSDYTFGLWTGHAGVWLGGENPNGLFDLRITAPPTSPFHQFGRNLVSGDFNGDGYCDLAISAHHSNTSGNDNNLGYVYIFAGNAQLLDTPVANEDVFMPPVNSILKVKYFPNPNSSNNQEISYEIEGPLPEHISTAKISIYNIKGQVITNYQLDTQNLKSKRGILPAVKLKPGVYIVAMQINGKRVSTEKITINKGRIK; from the coding sequence ATGAAGAAGGTGCTAATAGTATTGCTTGTAAGTGCTACTCTTATGTTTGCGGGGATAAGATTATATTCTCAAAACAATATGCCCTTAATGCAGAATTTAGCTGGTGAATATTTAAATTCATATTTTGGGAAAGTTATTGCTTCTATTGACTTTAATGCTGATGGTTATGATGATGTAGCGGTTTTTACCTTAAATAGCGGAATTAATCATTGGTCAAGTGTCCAAATTTATTTTGGTGGACCCAATATGGATGCAGTTACCGATCTTATAAGAGAAAGCACATTCCAGGATCAGGTTATCAGCACAACTCTTTTAAATATTGGCGATGTAAATGGTGATAATTATGATGATCTTATGATTTCTGAGCTTTACTCACCAGAGATTACTGATTCCTTAGCTTTAAGAATATTCTATGGAGGACCCGAAGCAGATCTGGAACCTGATTTTACATTAAATTCACCTTGGTTCAGTGAACCCGAAATATTACCAATATGGTATTTGGGAGATGTGAATGGAGATGGCTTAGATGATATAGGAATATATCATTTTATAAATACTAATTATCCTGACTTGGCAATATTGTTGGGAGGAACTTTTCAAATAGTTACTATCCAATACCACATTTGTCTGCAAAGATATCATAAACTTGCTGAAGCAGGTGATGTAAACAATGATGGCTTTGATGATTTTATTGTCGGATTTGCCTTAGAAAAACCAGAGGGTATTATAACTTATCGCTATCTCTATTATGGGGGAAATCCCCTTAATTTGAACAATCGGGTTTTATTGCGTTGTTGGGGAGATTCAGAATGGAGCTTTCCCGGTGGTTATGGTGTAGGTGATTTTAATGGAGATAGCTATGATGATTTTGTCTATTGTGAAGGGGATTCCTGGCGAGATAATAACAAACTGCGTTTAGGTGGAATTAATATAATGGAAACAGAAGAATTTACTTTACATATCAATGAACACATTTCCAATCTGATGGATATGAGTCATCAAGGGGTCGCCTACGGAGATTTTAATGGAGACGGTTATAGTGATTTAGCGGGTTCGGATTATACCTTTGGGCTCTGGACGGGACACGCTGGCGTTTGGCTTGGAGGTGAAAATCCCAATGGCCTTTTTGACCTGAGAATTACAGCTCCACCAACTTCCCCTTTTCACCAATTTGGCAGGAATCTTGTTTCGGGTGATTTTAACGGTGATGGATATTGTGATCTGGCTATTTCTGCACACCATAGCAATACCTCAGGTAATGATAATAATTTAGGTTATGTTTACATTTTTGCCGGAAATGCTCAATTATTAGATACTCCTGTAGCTAATGAAGATGTTTTTATGCCTCCTGTAAACAGTATCTTAAAGGTTAAGTATTTCCCTAATCCCAATTCCTCTAATAACCAAGAAATTAGTTATGAGATAGAAGGTCCTCTTCCTGAACATATATCTACCGCTAAGATTTCAATTTATAATATTAAGGGGCAGGTAATAACCAATTATCAGCTGGATACGCAGAATTTAAAAAGTAAAAGGGGTATTCTACCAGCTGTTAAACTAAAACCAGGAGTTTATATTGTTGCAATGCAAATAAACGGGAAGAGGGTCTCTACCGAAAAAATAACCATCAATAAGGGGAGGATCAAATGA